The following are encoded together in the Mycolicibacterium arabiense genome:
- a CDS encoding SDR family oxidoreductase has protein sequence MAQRSGYAGKRCFLTGAASGIGRATALKLAGEGAELFLTDRNAEGLAETVADARALGAQVSAHRALDVSDYEQVAAFAADIHASHPAMDVVMNIAGVSAWGTVSTLEHRHWESMVSINLMGPIHVIESFVPPMVAAGRGGHLVNVSSAAGLVALPWHAAYSASKYGLRGVSEVLRFDLARHGIGVSLVVPGAVKTPLVQTVEIAGVDREHPQVRKWVDRFGGHAVSAEHVADRILVGVGRNRYLIYTSPDIRALYAFKRFAWWPYSVAMRQVNVIFTKALRPSKAG, from the coding sequence ATGGCGCAGCGCAGCGGTTACGCAGGGAAACGGTGCTTCCTCACCGGGGCGGCCAGCGGCATCGGCCGGGCGACGGCTCTGAAGCTGGCCGGCGAGGGTGCCGAACTGTTCCTCACCGACCGCAACGCCGAGGGGCTCGCCGAGACGGTGGCCGACGCCCGCGCACTCGGTGCCCAGGTCAGCGCGCACCGTGCGCTCGACGTCTCGGACTACGAACAGGTGGCCGCGTTCGCCGCCGACATCCACGCGTCGCACCCGGCCATGGACGTCGTGATGAACATCGCGGGCGTGTCGGCATGGGGCACCGTCAGCACGCTGGAGCACCGGCACTGGGAATCGATGGTGTCGATCAACCTGATGGGACCGATCCACGTCATCGAGTCGTTCGTCCCACCCATGGTCGCCGCTGGTCGCGGCGGTCACCTGGTCAACGTGTCGTCGGCTGCCGGCCTCGTCGCGCTGCCGTGGCACGCGGCGTACAGCGCGAGCAAGTACGGGCTGCGCGGCGTCAGCGAGGTGCTGCGATTCGACTTGGCGCGCCACGGCATCGGGGTGTCGCTGGTGGTTCCCGGCGCCGTCAAGACGCCGCTGGTGCAGACGGTCGAGATCGCAGGCGTGGACCGCGAGCACCCGCAGGTGCGCAAGTGGGTCGACCGGTTCGGTGGCCACGCCGTGTCGGCCGAGCACGTCGCCGACCGCATCCTGGTCGGCGTGGGACGCAACCGCTACCTGATCTACACCTCGCCCGACATCCGGGCGCTGTACGCCTTCAAGCGGTTCGCGTGGTGGCCGTACAGCGTCGCCATGCGCCAGGTGAACGTGATCTTCACCAAGGCGCTGCGGCCGTCGAAGGCAGGCTGA
- a CDS encoding TetR/AcrR family transcriptional regulator produces the protein MTPDSSTASVSASVSADAEPRRSRGDRQREAIITAVRELLEVKSFADLSVSMISERAGVARSGFYFYFDSKYAVLAVIVADAMEELDKLTHDYAPREPDETPAEFAKRMVGSAAAVFGSRDPVMQAFTLAQNTDAQIREIMNDFEDTVIEKIVGLVRQDSGARPITDDLPALVRMLTATTAMTLSRDSGFVGRGTDPARALDVVERLWLNALWGGDATELR, from the coding sequence ATGACCCCCGACTCGTCGACCGCATCGGTGTCGGCATCGGTCTCCGCCGACGCCGAGCCCCGTCGCAGCCGAGGCGACCGCCAACGCGAGGCGATCATCACCGCCGTCCGCGAACTGCTCGAGGTGAAGTCGTTCGCCGACCTCTCGGTCAGCATGATCAGCGAGCGGGCCGGGGTCGCCCGGTCGGGCTTCTACTTCTACTTCGACTCGAAGTACGCCGTGCTCGCCGTGATCGTGGCCGACGCGATGGAGGAGCTGGACAAGCTCACCCACGACTACGCCCCACGCGAGCCCGACGAGACCCCGGCGGAGTTCGCCAAGCGCATGGTCGGCAGCGCCGCCGCGGTGTTCGGCAGCAGGGACCCCGTCATGCAGGCATTCACGTTGGCGCAGAACACCGACGCCCAGATCCGCGAGATCATGAACGACTTCGAGGACACGGTGATCGAGAAGATCGTCGGCCTCGTCCGGCAGGACTCCGGCGCCCGACCCATCACCGACGACCTGCCCGCCCTGGTCCGCATGCTGACGGCGACGACGGCGATGACCCTGTCCCGGGACAGCGGCTTCGTGGGCCGCGGCACCGATCCCGCCCGCGCACTCGACGTCGTCGAACGGTTGTGGCTCAACGCGCTGTGGGGCGGCGACGCCACCGAACTGCGCTGA